The DNA sequence TTGGATGCTGCTTCAGTATCTCTTGTGAAGCAACAATAGGGTTCATAGAAAACATCAATGCATCAGGAAACTCCTTTTTTAAAAGCTCATAACTTACAAGAGAGTCTTTTCCTCCGCCAATCGGTATGATGATGTTTTGCTGTGTGCATAAAGCTGTTTTGTCAAATGTCTTGCCTTTACATGTAAAGCGAACAAGATCTTCTTGCTTTACCTCGATGCCATTGAGATAAATATACTCCCCCAGCCCATTAAAATAAAGCTTTTCAAACCATTTTTTCTGCATTTCGTTTATTGTTCCGCATTCTATGACAAACTCTTGCGGCAGAGCGATTTTGTAGTAACTGATGGCTTCTGCAAGGCCGATATGAAAAACAATATTTTGCATAGAAAAATCTGTAGATATTTTTTCATTTTTTTTAATGCTGAGACGATGAAGAAAGTCAGTCGTTTTTCCTTCTTCATCAAGTTGATAGTGAAAGTGCAGAGCTATTTTATCTTCATCTTCTTGAATTTCATAGCTTTTGTATATAAATTTATTTGCTTTTTTACGCAACTCTTTAAATTTTTTCATGAGAACCATTTGATATTTTTAAAAGATTATATAATCTTTTAACTCTATATCAACTAAAAGTTCCCATTAGTTAAAATACTCAAACAGTTTGTTTTTATCGATTTTCACCAAATCAAGCGCCACATTCTTTTTCAAAACAGCCTTTGTTTCCTGGCTGAGTTTATCAAGCAGTTCGGCATTGTTCTCCTGTGGAAATGCTAAAAACAGAGATTTTGGCTGTATCTGCTGTACAATCATATCTATATCTTCTGCCACCTCAGTAAGTGTTCTTTTTGCAATCGTCTCTTCAACACTGTGTTCTTCAATTGTTGCGTGTCCTTTTCTGCCATTGGCATCACTTTTGAGTTCATGGAGTTTTTTTCTGCCCTCAATAAAATCCTCAGCATTCACCAATTCCAAAGAGTAGTTAATTTTCAATTCATTGTTATAAATATCTTCATGTTTTACTGTTTTATATGCTTTTAATTCCCCTAAGTCTGCCACGATTATAACTGTATTGTCTAATTTCATAATTCATCCTTGTAAAAAAATTTAAAAACATCATCAAAACAAAAGATGCTTTACATTATGATATGGAAAGAATACTTTATTGCAGATAAATTTCAGACAAAAGGAGCAAATATGAGTACAAACCGTGAACTCATTCAAAGCATGCAAAATTCTGGCGTTTTAAAAACACCACAAATCATAGAAGCTTTTGAAAAAATTGACAGAAAATATTTTGTGCCCGAAGGTTTTGAAGAAGCAATTTACAGAGATGCTCCCCTGCCCATCGGCGAAGGACAGACAATCTCTCAGCCTTCAACAGTTGCTTTTATGCTTGAACTGCTTCAACCACACCAAGGAGACTCTGTTTTGGATATAGGGTCAGGTTCCGCCTGGACTACATCACTCCTGTGCGCCATTGTAGGTGAAACCGGTCATGTTACGGGCATGGAACGTGTTGAGAGGCTTGTCAGTATTGGACAAAAAAACCTTTCGCAGTTTGGTTTTGGGCAGTGCCGTATCGAAAAAGCAGGCAAAGAGTTAGGAAAACCGGGAGAACAGTTTGACAAGATACTGGTCTCTGCCAGTGCACCGGAAATTCCTTTTTCACTTTTTGAACAACTCAAACCCAACGGTGTACTTGTCATACCGGTAGGCAATTCCATCTTTAAGTTTAAAAAACTTCAAGATGGCAGAATACAGCAAGAGGAATATGCAGGTTTTGTATTTGTACCTTTGATTTACCAGGAAAAACAGTTTCATTAAATCATCTTTTAATCCACTCTCTGCTAAAATCTATTTACCTGAATTTGGAGTATGAATTTGAAAGAAGCGCATGAAGTTTTAGCCAGAAAATATCGTCCGTCAAACTTTGATGAACTTATCGGTCAAGAGACGATAGCACAGACTCTCTCACTTGCACTTGATTCAAACAGACTCTCTCATGCCTATCTGTTTTCAGGGCTGCGCGGGAGCGGAAAAACTTCAACTGCCCGTATCTTTGCCAAAGCACTCATTTGCGAAGAAGGAATGAGCCATAAACCTTGTGACAAATGTTCCAACTGTGTGATGGCAAAAGAGAATCGTCATATGGACATCATAGAGATGGACGGGGCAAGCAGCCGTAAAATCGACGATATTCGTGACCTTATAGAACAGACAAAATACAAACCGGCCGTTGCCAGATATAAAATCTTCATTATTGATGAAGTACATATGCTCACAAAAGAGGCTTTTAATGCCCTGCTTAAAACACTTGAAGAACCACCAGAATATGTCAAGTTCGTCCTTGCAACCACTGACCCGCTCAAACTTCCTGCAACAATTTTAAGCAGAACACAGCATTTTCGATTTAAAAGTATTGCCACAAACAAGGTCGTTGATCATCTTGCCCATATTTTGCAACTTGAGGGGATAGAGTATGAAACAGAGGCGCTTGAAATTCTCGCAAGAAGCGGGAGCGGAAGTCTTCGTGATACGCTGACATTGCTTGATCAGGCAATAATCTACTCAAAAAACCATGTTGATGTTCGTACCGTTACAGATATGCTCGGGCTGGTTGACCCAAAGTTTATCAGTAAACTTTTCGATACTGTTTTTGCAAAAGATTATGCACGGCTGGTAGAGTATACAAAAGAACTGGAAGATTACGAAAGTGAAATGGTTGTAGACGAACTCATCGCTTATCTCAAAGATAAAATGTATAATCAGGATGCTCTTTTTTCTACACTGGTACTTGACAGGTTTTTTAGAATACTGAGTGAATCAAAATATCTTTTCAGTATTAATGCCGATGGTTCCTTTGTGCTTTCGATGATATTTTTCAAGATGACAGAAGCGCTTAAAATACGGGAAATCGACCAGATGATAGAATCTTTTGAAAAAGATGTGAAACGTCCTGAAATTATTGTATCACAGGAAGAGAAAAAAGAGGTGCAAAGCTCCTCTCCTGTAAAAATAAAAATGCAGGAAACTACCCCTGAGATGAACGGCAAAGTCGCAAAAGAAACCTCTGCAGAAAATACGCAGGAAATACCGCCCAATGAGCATCTTCTCACTTTTCAAACGCTCATAGAAAGAATCACAGACAGAAACTATGCACTTGGTGAGTGTTTTACAAAAAATATTCGCTTTGTTTCCTATGAAAAAAACATACTTACTTGGGAGAGTTGTGCGGACGAAGAGTGTAAAAAAGTGCTCAAACACGGATATGCGGTCATTAAACAGCTTGTTCGTGAAACCTTTAGTTTTGAGACAAAAATAAAAGGAGTTGCCTGCACGAAGATAGAAACAGAAGAGGAACCACAGACACAGGCATCACAACCCGTCGAAC is a window from the Sulfurimonas hydrogeniphila genome containing:
- the pcm gene encoding protein-L-isoaspartate O-methyltransferase codes for the protein MSTNRELIQSMQNSGVLKTPQIIEAFEKIDRKYFVPEGFEEAIYRDAPLPIGEGQTISQPSTVAFMLELLQPHQGDSVLDIGSGSAWTTSLLCAIVGETGHVTGMERVERLVSIGQKNLSQFGFGQCRIEKAGKELGKPGEQFDKILVSASAPEIPFSLFEQLKPNGVLVIPVGNSIFKFKKLQDGRIQQEEYAGFVFVPLIYQEKQFH
- a CDS encoding DNA polymerase III subunit gamma/tau, whose amino-acid sequence is MKEAHEVLARKYRPSNFDELIGQETIAQTLSLALDSNRLSHAYLFSGLRGSGKTSTARIFAKALICEEGMSHKPCDKCSNCVMAKENRHMDIIEMDGASSRKIDDIRDLIEQTKYKPAVARYKIFIIDEVHMLTKEAFNALLKTLEEPPEYVKFVLATTDPLKLPATILSRTQHFRFKSIATNKVVDHLAHILQLEGIEYETEALEILARSGSGSLRDTLTLLDQAIIYSKNHVDVRTVTDMLGLVDPKFISKLFDTVFAKDYARLVEYTKELEDYESEMVVDELIAYLKDKMYNQDALFSTLVLDRFFRILSESKYLFSINADGSFVLSMIFFKMTEALKIREIDQMIESFEKDVKRPEIIVSQEEKKEVQSSSPVKIKMQETTPEMNGKVAKETSAENTQEIPPNEHLLTFQTLIERITDRNYALGECFTKNIRFVSYEKNILTWESCADEECKKVLKHGYAVIKQLVRETFSFETKIKGVACTKIETEEEPQTQASQPVEQQPEMQSGSTVEDIEAGGAASCVTNCDEPSVQDETNGTDITKEPMIQKAIEMFEAKKVTVQSKI
- a CDS encoding host attachment protein codes for the protein MKLDNTVIIVADLGELKAYKTVKHEDIYNNELKINYSLELVNAEDFIEGRKKLHELKSDANGRKGHATIEEHSVEETIAKRTLTEVAEDIDMIVQQIQPKSLFLAFPQENNAELLDKLSQETKAVLKKNVALDLVKIDKNKLFEYFN